The following proteins come from a genomic window of Accipiter gentilis chromosome 2, bAccGen1.1, whole genome shotgun sequence:
- the EXOSC4 gene encoding exosome complex component RRP41, translating into MAAPELLSDEGYRADGRRPAELRKIRARMGVFAQADGSAYIEQGNTKALAVVYGPHEMRGSRSKALPDRALVNCQYSVATFGTGERRRRPRGDRQTGELALQLQQTFEAAILTQLHPRSQIDIYVQILQADGGNYCAGVNAATLAVMDAGIPMRDYVCACSAGLAEDTPLADLSSPEEAVGGPQMVLALLPASGQIALLQLSARLHQERLEAVLEAAEQACHALHTVLDRVVRERLREVTALLGD; encoded by the exons ATGGCGGCGCCGGAGCTGCTGTCGGACGAGGGGTACCGGGCGGACGGTCGCCGTCCCGCCGAGCTCCGTAAGATCCGCGCCCGTATGGGAGTCTTCGCGCAGGCCGACGGCTCGGCCTACATCGAGCAAGGCAACACCAAAGCGCTGGCCGTGGTCTACGGCCCCCACGAG ATGCGCGGCTCCCGCAGCAAGGCGCTGCCCGACCGGGCGTTGGTGAACTGCCAGTACAGCGTGGCCACCTTCGGCACCGGCGAacgccggcggcggccccgcggcgacCGGCAGACGGGCGAGCTGGCGCTCCAGCTCCAGCAGACCTTCGAGGCCGCCATCCTCACCCAGCTGCACCCCCGCTCACAGATCGACATCTACGTCCAG ATCCTGCAAGCCGACGGCGGCAACTACTGCGCCGGCGTGAACGCGGCCACGCTGGCGGTGATGGACGCCGGCATCCCCATGCGGGACTACGTCTGCGCCTGCTCGGCCGGCCTGGCCGAGGACACCCCCCTGGCCGACCTCAGCTCCCCGGAGGAGGCGGTGGGGGGCCCGCAGATGGTGCTGGCGCTGCTGCCGGCATCGGGGCAGATCGCCCTCCTCCAGCTCAGCGCCCGCCTGCACCAGGAGCGGCTGGAGGCGGTGCTGGAGGCAGCCGAGCAGGCCTGCCATGCTCTCCACACCGTGCTGGACCGGGTGGTGCGGGAACGGCTGCGGGAGGTCACCGCACTGCTGGGGGACTGA